In Gallus gallus isolate bGalGal1 chromosome 8, bGalGal1.mat.broiler.GRCg7b, whole genome shotgun sequence, one DNA window encodes the following:
- the CCDC17 gene encoding coiled-coil domain-containing protein 17 isoform X3 — translation MSQHEDRPKRRPLLLLSGLPRSSLGREGPGRARGAPLGDVLTPRERALLRGPAASRPAERGEPSPPRGDPWEPELLEAHQRHVAEIRARTQQLEQQREQLCQRLALLCNNRLSPEMSWAAEVLSDKAGHQHRGAALHLDTLLLPSGSLAAEARALRLSYLRAGGHDEATLAQLLDLQLEATALEKRAAQKMSKHQPQHRAQGQDRTAIEAAQGLDAALMAVELENQRLEDELLALKVRREMRADVGSLAARHYAEDLAQLQAKVEMLLRHQAEGMGPRLPPAVFPPPVAPPLPPALALAEPPRPTLRIGSPTASSRPLAPSSLPSIAFGALDDPPPPTQEAPALHKRPQRHFSRYI, via the exons ATGTCCCAGCACGAGGATCGCCCCAAGCGACgccctctgctcctgctctctgGGCTCCCTCGGTCCTCTCTGGGACGTGAGGGCCCGGGGCGAGCCCGTGGGGCACCCCTGGGTGATGTTCTCACGCCCCGCGAGCGGGCGCTGCTCCGGGGCCCTGCTGCCAGCCGGCCAGCAGAGAGG GGAGAGCCCAGCCCACCACGAGGGGACCCGTGGGAACCGGAGCTGCTGGAGGCCCATCAGCGCCACGTGGCTGAAATCCGGGCCAGGACCCAACAGCTAGAGCAGCAGAGAGAGC agctgtgccagcgcctggCATTGCTGTGCAACAACCGTCTGTCACCAGAAATGAGCTGGGCTGCGGAGGTGCTGTCAGACAAAGCTGGACACCAGCACCGAGG ggctgctctccaccTTGAcaccctcctgctgccctccgGGTCACTGGCAGCTGAGGCCAG GGCACTGCGGCTCTCCTACCTGCGTGCTGGTGGCCATGACGAGGCcaccctggcacagctgctaGACCTCCAGCTGGAGGCCACAGCGCTGGAGAAAAGGGCTGCACAGAAGATGAGTAAgcaccagccccagcacagagcccagggaCAGGACCGAACTGCTATTGAGGCAGCACAGGGCCTCGATGCGGCGCTGATGGCTGTGGAGCTGGAGAACCAGCGGCTCGAGGATGAGCTTCTGGCATTGAAGGTCCGGAGGGAGATGCGAGCTGATGTCG GATCGCTGGCAGCCCGGCATTATGCAGAGGACCTGGCTCAGCTGCAGGCAAAGGTGGAGATGCTGCTGCGACACCAGGCAGAGGGGATGGGGCCGCGCCTGCCCCCTGCCGTCTTCCCACCGCCTGTGGCCCCTCCACTGCCCCCAGCCTTAGCTCTGGCG gagCCACCAAGGCCAACCCTGAGGAtaggcagccccacagcttcCAGCCGCCCACTTGCACCCTCTAGCCTCCCCAGCATCGCCTTTGGAGCCCTGGATGACCCCCCTCCTCCTACTCAGGAGGCACCAGCTCTGCACAAACGCCCCCAGAG ACACTTCTCAAGGTACATCTAG
- the CCDC17 gene encoding coiled-coil domain-containing protein 17 isoform X2: protein MAAAGAFACPRCRMAFGSRALLRAHCERLCLGAPAGGGPGGEPGRTGGLRDPSVTMSQHEDRPKRRPLLLLSGLPRSSLGREGPGRARGAPLGDVLTPRERALLRGPAASRPAERGEPSPPRGDPWEPELLEAHQRHVAEIRARTQQLEQQREQLCQRLALLCNNRLSPEMSWAAEVLSDKAGHQHRGAALHLDTLLLPSGSLAAEARALRLSYLRAGGHDEATLAQLLDLQLEATALEKRAAQKMSKHQPQHRAQGQDRTAIEAAQGLDAALMAVELENQRLEDELLALKVRREMRADVGSLAARHYAEDLAQLQAKVEMLLRHQAEGMGPRLPPAVFPPPVAPPLPPALALAEPPRPTLRIGSPTASSRPLAPSSLPSIAFGALDDPPPPTQEAPALHKRPQRHFSRYI, encoded by the exons ATGGCGGCTGCCGGAGCCTTCGCCTGTCCCCGCTGCCGCATGGCCTTCGGCTCCCGGGCGCTGCTAAGGGCGCACTGCGAGCGGCTCTGCCTCGGGGccccggcgggcggcgggccTGGGGGGGAGCCGGGAAGGACGGGGGGACTGCGGGACCCGTCG GTCACGATGTCCCAGCACGAGGATCGCCCCAAGCGACgccctctgctcctgctctctgGGCTCCCTCGGTCCTCTCTGGGACGTGAGGGCCCGGGGCGAGCCCGTGGGGCACCCCTGGGTGATGTTCTCACGCCCCGCGAGCGGGCGCTGCTCCGGGGCCCTGCTGCCAGCCGGCCAGCAGAGAGG GGAGAGCCCAGCCCACCACGAGGGGACCCGTGGGAACCGGAGCTGCTGGAGGCCCATCAGCGCCACGTGGCTGAAATCCGGGCCAGGACCCAACAGCTAGAGCAGCAGAGAGAGC agctgtgccagcgcctggCATTGCTGTGCAACAACCGTCTGTCACCAGAAATGAGCTGGGCTGCGGAGGTGCTGTCAGACAAAGCTGGACACCAGCACCGAGG ggctgctctccaccTTGAcaccctcctgctgccctccgGGTCACTGGCAGCTGAGGCCAG GGCACTGCGGCTCTCCTACCTGCGTGCTGGTGGCCATGACGAGGCcaccctggcacagctgctaGACCTCCAGCTGGAGGCCACAGCGCTGGAGAAAAGGGCTGCACAGAAGATGAGTAAgcaccagccccagcacagagcccagggaCAGGACCGAACTGCTATTGAGGCAGCACAGGGCCTCGATGCGGCGCTGATGGCTGTGGAGCTGGAGAACCAGCGGCTCGAGGATGAGCTTCTGGCATTGAAGGTCCGGAGGGAGATGCGAGCTGATGTCG GATCGCTGGCAGCCCGGCATTATGCAGAGGACCTGGCTCAGCTGCAGGCAAAGGTGGAGATGCTGCTGCGACACCAGGCAGAGGGGATGGGGCCGCGCCTGCCCCCTGCCGTCTTCCCACCGCCTGTGGCCCCTCCACTGCCCCCAGCCTTAGCTCTGGCG gagCCACCAAGGCCAACCCTGAGGAtaggcagccccacagcttcCAGCCGCCCACTTGCACCCTCTAGCCTCCCCAGCATCGCCTTTGGAGCCCTGGATGACCCCCCTCCTCCTACTCAGGAGGCACCAGCTCTGCACAAACGCCCCCAGAG ACACTTCTCAAGGTACATCTAG
- the CCDC17 gene encoding coiled-coil domain-containing protein 17 isoform X1, with amino-acid sequence MAAAGAFACPRCRMAFGSRALLRAHCERLCLGAPAGGGPGGEPGRTGGLRDPSVVWGRGWAPGWDVSAGEDVGVLSNRSSSESTRGAYPVRLLLSSFLPSHPICLFKVTMSQHEDRPKRRPLLLLSGLPRSSLGREGPGRARGAPLGDVLTPRERALLRGPAASRPAERGEPSPPRGDPWEPELLEAHQRHVAEIRARTQQLEQQREQLCQRLALLCNNRLSPEMSWAAEVLSDKAGHQHRGALRLSYLRAGGHDEATLAQLLDLQLEATALEKRAAQKMSKHQPQHRAQGQDRTAIEAAQGLDAALMAVELENQRLEDELLALKVRREMRADVGSLAARHYAEDLAQLQAKVEMLLRHQAEGMGPRLPPAVFPPPVAPPLPPALALAEPPRPTLRIGSPTASSRPLAPSSLPSIAFGALDDPPPPTQEAPALHKRPQRHFSRYI; translated from the exons ATGGCGGCTGCCGGAGCCTTCGCCTGTCCCCGCTGCCGCATGGCCTTCGGCTCCCGGGCGCTGCTAAGGGCGCACTGCGAGCGGCTCTGCCTCGGGGccccggcgggcggcgggccTGGGGGGGAGCCGGGAAGGACGGGGGGACTGCGGGACCCGTCGGTAGTGTGGGGCCGGGGGTGGGCGCCGGGCTGGGACGTGTCCGCGGGCGAGGACGTGGGCGTTCTCAGCAACCGCAGCTCCTCCGAGAGCACCCGTGGTGCCTATCCTGTCCGTTTGTTGTTGAGCAGTTTCCTGCCCTCCCATCCCATTTGCCTCTTCAAGGTCACGATGTCCCAGCACGAGGATCGCCCCAAGCGACgccctctgctcctgctctctgGGCTCCCTCGGTCCTCTCTGGGACGTGAGGGCCCGGGGCGAGCCCGTGGGGCACCCCTGGGTGATGTTCTCACGCCCCGCGAGCGGGCGCTGCTCCGGGGCCCTGCTGCCAGCCGGCCAGCAGAGAGG GGAGAGCCCAGCCCACCACGAGGGGACCCGTGGGAACCGGAGCTGCTGGAGGCCCATCAGCGCCACGTGGCTGAAATCCGGGCCAGGACCCAACAGCTAGAGCAGCAGAGAGAGC agctgtgccagcgcctggCATTGCTGTGCAACAACCGTCTGTCACCAGAAATGAGCTGGGCTGCGGAGGTGCTGTCAGACAAAGCTGGACACCAGCACCGAGG GGCACTGCGGCTCTCCTACCTGCGTGCTGGTGGCCATGACGAGGCcaccctggcacagctgctaGACCTCCAGCTGGAGGCCACAGCGCTGGAGAAAAGGGCTGCACAGAAGATGAGTAAgcaccagccccagcacagagcccagggaCAGGACCGAACTGCTATTGAGGCAGCACAGGGCCTCGATGCGGCGCTGATGGCTGTGGAGCTGGAGAACCAGCGGCTCGAGGATGAGCTTCTGGCATTGAAGGTCCGGAGGGAGATGCGAGCTGATGTCG GATCGCTGGCAGCCCGGCATTATGCAGAGGACCTGGCTCAGCTGCAGGCAAAGGTGGAGATGCTGCTGCGACACCAGGCAGAGGGGATGGGGCCGCGCCTGCCCCCTGCCGTCTTCCCACCGCCTGTGGCCCCTCCACTGCCCCCAGCCTTAGCTCTGGCG gagCCACCAAGGCCAACCCTGAGGAtaggcagccccacagcttcCAGCCGCCCACTTGCACCCTCTAGCCTCCCCAGCATCGCCTTTGGAGCCCTGGATGACCCCCCTCCTCCTACTCAGGAGGCACCAGCTCTGCACAAACGCCCCCAGAG ACACTTCTCAAGGTACATCTAG
- the CCDC17 gene encoding coiled-coil domain-containing protein 17 isoform X4: MAAAGAFACPRCRMAFGSRALLRAHCERLCLGAPAGGGPGGEPGRTGGLRDPSVVWGRGWAPGWDVSAGEDVGVLSNRSSSESTRGAYPVRLLLSSFLPSHPICLFKVTMSQHEDRPKRRPLLLLSGLPRSSLGREGPGRARGAPLGDVLTPRERALLRGPAASRPAERGEPSPPRGDPWEPELLEAHQRHVAEIRARTQQLEQQREQLCQRLALLCNNRLSPEMSWAAEVLSDKAGHQHRGAALHLDTLLLPSGSLAAEARALRLSYLRAGGHDEATLAQLLDLQLEATALEKRAAQKMSKHQPQHRAQGQDRTAIEAAQGLDAALMAVELENQRLEDELLALKVRREMRADVGSLAARHYAEDLAQLQAKVEMLLRHQAEGMGPRLPPAVFPPPVAPPLPPALALAEPPRPTLRIGSPTASSRPLAPSSLPSIAFGALDDPPPPTQEAPALHKRPQRHFSRYI, from the exons ATGGCGGCTGCCGGAGCCTTCGCCTGTCCCCGCTGCCGCATGGCCTTCGGCTCCCGGGCGCTGCTAAGGGCGCACTGCGAGCGGCTCTGCCTCGGGGccccggcgggcggcgggccTGGGGGGGAGCCGGGAAGGACGGGGGGACTGCGGGACCCGTCGGTAGTGTGGGGCCGGGGGTGGGCGCCGGGCTGGGACGTGTCCGCGGGCGAGGACGTGGGCGTTCTCAGCAACCGCAGCTCCTCCGAGAGCACCCGTGGTGCCTATCCTGTCCGTTTGTTGTTGAGCAGTTTCCTGCCCTCCCATCCCATTTGCCTCTTCAAGGTCACGATGTCCCAGCACGAGGATCGCCCCAAGCGACgccctctgctcctgctctctgGGCTCCCTCGGTCCTCTCTGGGACGTGAGGGCCCGGGGCGAGCCCGTGGGGCACCCCTGGGTGATGTTCTCACGCCCCGCGAGCGGGCGCTGCTCCGGGGCCCTGCTGCCAGCCGGCCAGCAGAGAGG GGAGAGCCCAGCCCACCACGAGGGGACCCGTGGGAACCGGAGCTGCTGGAGGCCCATCAGCGCCACGTGGCTGAAATCCGGGCCAGGACCCAACAGCTAGAGCAGCAGAGAGAGC agctgtgccagcgcctggCATTGCTGTGCAACAACCGTCTGTCACCAGAAATGAGCTGGGCTGCGGAGGTGCTGTCAGACAAAGCTGGACACCAGCACCGAGG ggctgctctccaccTTGAcaccctcctgctgccctccgGGTCACTGGCAGCTGAGGCCAG GGCACTGCGGCTCTCCTACCTGCGTGCTGGTGGCCATGACGAGGCcaccctggcacagctgctaGACCTCCAGCTGGAGGCCACAGCGCTGGAGAAAAGGGCTGCACAGAAGATGAGTAAgcaccagccccagcacagagcccagggaCAGGACCGAACTGCTATTGAGGCAGCACAGGGCCTCGATGCGGCGCTGATGGCTGTGGAGCTGGAGAACCAGCGGCTCGAGGATGAGCTTCTGGCATTGAAGGTCCGGAGGGAGATGCGAGCTGATGTCG GATCGCTGGCAGCCCGGCATTATGCAGAGGACCTGGCTCAGCTGCAGGCAAAGGTGGAGATGCTGCTGCGACACCAGGCAGAGGGGATGGGGCCGCGCCTGCCCCCTGCCGTCTTCCCACCGCCTGTGGCCCCTCCACTGCCCCCAGCCTTAGCTCTGGCG gagCCACCAAGGCCAACCCTGAGGAtaggcagccccacagcttcCAGCCGCCCACTTGCACCCTCTAGCCTCCCCAGCATCGCCTTTGGAGCCCTGGATGACCCCCCTCCTCCTACTCAGGAGGCACCAGCTCTGCACAAACGCCCCCAGAG ACACTTCTCAAGGTACATCTAG